A single genomic interval of Corylus avellana chromosome ca10, CavTom2PMs-1.0 harbors:
- the LOC132163705 gene encoding receptor-like protein 2, whose translation MRDLVAHHLLFTLFLFGILAANHACDQNDQVSLLSFPFNTSSPPLNWSSIDCCRWEGISCDQNGKVTRIWLPSRHLKGSVSPFLGNLTRLTHLNLSHNSFSGAVPTGFFSSLNQLKILDLSYNYLGGDISLMFSSNGSSTGWPTSIQILDMSSNNFNGMMQSSFLLRAWNLIKLNVSNNSFTGPIPSSLCINSPFVRLLDFSHNHYSGQIPNGLGGCSELEVLRAGFNSLSRVLPHDIHNATRLEEISLPSNYLSGPISNDVVNLTKLTNLELYGNNFSGKLPVNIGNLSKLKYLLLHMNFLTGSLPPSLMNCTNLSKLNLWFNFFEGNISTYNFSSLHQLSILDIGRNNFTGSLPVSLYSCKSLRAIRLSRNQLEGQILPEVLQLKFLSFLSLGHNRLTNITGAIQILLHCKNLNIIFLEGNFLHEKMPGDDLVVGFDGFKNLRALNLADSQLTGQLPIWLSKLRNLETLDLSFNRITGSIPDWLSTLPRLFRLDLSNNLISGEFPKEFCLFPALISPKAPRDDIYLYLPIFIIKNGALLQYNSLSNLQPKIYISNNNLSGNIPIEIGRLKQLHMLGLSHNNLSGNIPNQISELTNLEILDLSRNQLLGEIPASLTSMHFLSNFSVANNNLQGPIPSSTQLQSFEASAYEGNPRLCGPPLPNGCVDIVSSKVDKDIQDDENWLGMPWFLVSVVLGFFTGFWGVLGSLLCNYNWRVAYFQFLDNVKKRLYVTLGMCFTGLHIRL comes from the coding sequence atGAGAGATTTGGTGGCTCATCATCTCCTCTTCACCTTGTTTCTCTTCGGCATTTTGGCTGCAAATCATGCATGCGACCAAAACGACCAGGTCTCTCTCTTGTCCTTTCCCTTCAATACATCATCTCCTCCATTAAATTGGTCTTCTATTGATTGTTGCCGTTGGGAAGGTATTTCTTGTGATCAAAACGGTAAGGTCACCCGTATTTGGTTACCCTCTAGACACCTCAAAGGGAGTGTATCTCCCTTTCTTGGAAACCTCACAAGGCTCACTCACCTCAATCTCTCCCACAATTCATTTTCGGGAGCCGTCCCTACAGGATTCTTTTCATCCTTGAATCAACTCAAGATCCTTGATTTGAGCTACAACTATCTGGGTGGAGATATATCATTGATGTTTTCATCTAATGGTTCTTCTACCGGTTGGCCAACCTCCATTCAAATACTTGACATGTCAAGCAATAACTTCAATGGGATGATGCAATCTTCATTCCTTCTACGGGCATGGAACTTGATCAAGCTCAATGTTAGCAACAACAGTTTCACGGGTCCTATTCCTTCCTCTCTTTGCATCAATTCTCCGTTTGTGAGGCTCCTTGATTTCTCTCATAATCATTATAGTGGCCAAATTCCTAATGGACTTGGAGGATGTTCTGAACTAGAAGTTCTTCGAGCAGGTTTTAACTCTCTCTCTAGAGTGCTCCCTCATGATATACATAATGCGACAAGGTTGGAAGAAATATCTTTACCTTCAAATTATCTTTCAGGACCCATTAGCAATGACGTTGTGAACCTTACTAAACTCACCAACCTTGAGTTATATGGAAATAATTTTAGCGGTAAATTGCCTGTCAATATCGGAAATCTCTCCAAATTAAAGTATCTACTCCTTCATATGAACTTCTTAACAGGTTCTTTGCCTCCATCTTTGATGAATTGTACTAATCTCTCAAAATTGAATCTAtggttcaatttttttgaaggaaatatcTCCACCTATAATTTCTCTAGTCTTCATCAACTTTCTATACTTGACATAGGCAGAAATAACTTCACAGGTAGCTTGCCAGTAAGCCTTTACTCATGCAAGTCCCTAAGGGCTATTCGACTTTCTCGAAATCAACTAGAGGGACAAATCCTGCCTGAGGTACTTCAATTGAAATTCTTATCTTTCCTTTCCCTTGGTCACAATAGGCTAACCAATATCACGGGGGCAATCCAGATTTTGTTGCATTGCAAGAATCTCAACATAATCTTCCTAGAAGGAAACTTTCTGCACGAGAAAATGCCAGGTGATGACCTTGTGGTTGGTTTTGATGGATTCAAAAATCTTCGAGCTTTAAATCTTGCTGATTCCCAACTAACTGGTCAATTGCCTATATGGTTATCTAAGCTTAGGAATCTAGAAACCCTAGATCTAAGTTTCAATCGTATCACAGGTTCAATTCCTGATTGGTTGTCAACTCTTCCGAGACTTTTCCGTTTAGACTTATCTAATAACCTCATTTCAGGTGAATTCCCAAAGGAATTTTGTTTATTTCCAGCTCTAATATCTCCAAAGGCTCCAAGAGACgatatttatttgtatttgccaatttttatcattaaaaatGGTGCACTTCTTCAgtacaattctctctcaaacCTGCAACCAAAAATATACATTTCAAACAACAATCTTAGTGGCAATATCCCTATTGAGATTGGACGTTTGAAGCAGCTTCATATGCTAGGTCTTAGTCATAACAACCTCTCAGGCAACATTCCAAACCAAATATCTGAACTCACAAACCTAGAAATACTAGACCTATCTAGAAATCAATTGTTAGGAGAAATACCAGCATCCCTGACTAGTATGCATTTCTTGTCTAATTTTAGCGTTGCAAACAATAATCTCCAAGGACCAATACCTTCAAGCACTCAACTCCAGAGCTTTGAAGCCTCGGCATATGAGGGCAATCCTAGACTTTGTGGTCCACCACTTCCAAATGGGTGTGTTGATATTGTTAGCAGCAAGGTTGACAAGGACATTCAAGATGATGAAAATTGGCTTGGAATGCCATGGTTTCTGGTTAGTGTGGTTCTTGGCTTCTTTACAGGCTTTTGGGGAGTCTTGGGTTCTTTACTTTGTAACTACAATTGGAGAGTCGCTTATTTCCAATTCCTTGACAATGTAAAAAAGAGGCTCTATGTCACACTAGGAATGTGTTTCACTGGATTGCACATAAGGTTATGA
- the LOC132163703 gene encoding receptor-like protein 2, translating into MSYQTRTMKELMAHHLLLTLSLFGIFAANHACDQNDQLSLLSLPFNTSFPPLNWSSIDCCSWEGISCDQNGKVNHIWLPSRHLKGSISPFLENLTRLTHLNLSHNSFSGALPTEFFSSLNQLKILDLSYNYLGGDISLLFSSTNGSSTGWPTSIQILDMSSNNFNGTMKSSFLQGAWNLINLNVSNNSFTGRIPSSFCINSPFVRLLDFSRNYYSGQISSGLGRCFKLEVFRAGFNSLSGLLPHDIYSATGLEEISLPFNNLSGPISNNIMNFTKLTKLELYSNKFSGKLPGNIGRLSKLKDLLLDTNFLTGSLPPSLMNCTNLTKLSLWFNSFEGNISTFNFSGLHQLSILDMGRNNFTGSLPMSLYSCKSLRAIRLSRNQIEGQILPEIHQLKFLSFLSLGTSSLTNITGAIKNLMGCKNLNVLILADNFKHEAIPGDDKMIGYDGFENLRLLSFTHCQLTGQFPIWLTKLKKLQVLDLSYNRITGSIPSSLSTLPELFLLQLSNNFISGEFPKELCELPSLLSKQDRALVDHHSLDLPIFIYINGIYSQYNYLTNMPPTISVGNNCLIGNIPLEIGHLQLIHILSLGHNNFSGKIPDQISKLTNLERLDLSANQLSGEIPVSLSSLHFLSKFSVADNNLNGPVPLGTQLQSFGVSAYEGNPKLCGPPLPNGCADIVSSNIDKDIQDDEDWFGMPLFPIIVVLGFVTGFWGVLGPLLLSYTWRVAYFQFLDNVKKRLYVTLGMCLTGLHRRL; encoded by the coding sequence ATGAGTTATCAAACAAGAACCATGAAAGAGTTGATGGCTCATCATCTCCTCTTAACCTTGTCTCTTTTTGGCATTTTTGCTGCAAATCATGCATGCGACCAAAACGACCAGCTCTCTCTCTTGTCCTTACCCTTCAATACATCTTTTCCTCCATTAAATTGGTCTTCTATTGACTGTTGCAGTTGGGAAGGTATTTCTTGTGATCAAAACGGTAAGGTTAACCATATTTGGTTACCCTCTAGACACCTCAAAGGGAGTATATCTCCCTTTCTTGAAAACCTCACAAGGCTCACTCACCTCAATCTCTCCCACAATTCATTTTCAGGAGCTCTCCCTACCGAATTCTTTTCGTCTTTGAATCAACTCAAGATCCTTGATTTGAGCTACAACTATCTGGGTGGAGATATATCATTGCTGTTTTCATCGACTAATGGCTCTTCTACTGGTTGGCCAACCTCCATTCAAATACTCGACATGTCAAGCAATAACTTTAATGGGACAATGAAATCTTCATTCCTCCAAGGAGCATGGAACTTGATCAATCTCAATGTCAGCAACAATAGTTTCACGGGCCGTATCCCTTCCTCTTTTTGCATCAATTCTCCATTTGTTAGGCTCCTCGATTTCTCTCGTAATTATTATAGTGGCCAAATTTCTAGTGGACTAGGGAGATGTTTTAAACTAGAGGTTTTTCGAGCTGGTTTTAACTCTCTCTCTGGATTACTCCCTCATGATATATATAGTGCAACAGGGTTGGAAGAAATCTCTTTGCCTTTTAATAATCTTTCGGGGCCCATTAGCAATAACATCATGAACTTTACCAAACTCACGAAGCTTGAGTTATATAGCAATAAATTCAGCGGCAAACTCCCTGGGAATATCGGAAGGCTCTCCAAATTAAAGGACCTACTCCTTGATACAAACTTCTTAACAGGTTCTCTTCCCCCATCTTTGATGAATTGCACTAATCTCACAAAATTGAGTCTATGGTTCAATTCCTTTGAAGGAAATATCTCCACCTTTAATTTCTCCGGTCTTCATCAACTTTCTATACTTGACATGGGGAGAAATAACTTCACAGGTAGTTTGCCAATGAGCCTTTACTCATGCAAGTCCCTAAGAGCAATTCGACTTTCTCGAAACCAAATAGAGGGGCAAATCTTACCTGAGATACATCAATTGAAATTCTTATCTTTCCTTTCCCTTGGTACCAGTAGTCTAACCAATATAACAGGGGCAATCAAGAATTTGATGGGTTGCAAGAATCTCAACGTATTAATCCTTGCTGATAATTTTAAGCATGAGGCAATACCAGGTGATGATAAAATGATTGGTTATGATGGATTTGAAAATCTTCGACTTTTGAGTTTTACTCATTGCCAACTAACTGGTCAATTTCCTATATGGCTAACTAAGCTTAAGAAGCTACAAGTCTTGGATCTAAGTTACAATCGCATCACAGGTTCAATTCCTAGTTCCTTGTCAACACTTCCAGAACTCTTCCTATTACAGTTgtctaataattttatttcagGTGAATTCCCAAAGGAACTTTGTGAATTGCCATCATTGCTTTCAAAACAAGATAGAGCTCTTGTAGACCATCACAGTCTAGATTTGCCTATCTTTATTTACATAAATGGTATCTATAGCCAATACAATTACCTCACCAACATGCCACCAACAATATCGGTCGGAAACAACTGTCTTATTGGCAACATCCCGCTTGAGATTGGTCATTTGCAGTTGATTCATATTTTGAGTCTTGGCCATAACAACTTCTCAGGCAAAATTCCAGACCAAATATCTAAGCTCACAAACTTAGAAAGATTGGATCTCTCTGCAAATCAATTGTCGGGTGAAATACCAGTATCACTAAGTAGTTTGCATTTCTTGTCAAAGTTTAGTGTTGCAGACAATAATCTGAATGGACCAGTACCATTAGGCACTCAGCTCCAAAGCTTTGGTGTCTCTGCATATGAAGGCAATCCTAAACTTTGTGGCCCCCCACTTCCAAATGGGTGTGCTGATATTGTTAGTAGCAACATTGACAAGGACATTCAAGATGATGAAGATTGGTTTGGAATGCCATTGTTTCCAATTATTGTGGTTCTTGGCTTCGTTACAGGCTTTTGGGGCGTCTTGGGTCCTTTACTTCTTAGCTACACTTGGAGAGTCGCTTATTTTCAATTCCTAGACAATGTAAAAAAGAGGCTCTATGTCACACTGGGAATGTGTTTGACTGGATTGCACAGAAGGTTATGA
- the LOC132164342 gene encoding non-structural maintenance of chromosomes element 4 homolog A-like produces the protein MTRRTRSRDVEAEEALKAVKRERVDSAAGRDESPTRSSHLDRRVLRSKYLAVMNLINEEREDLTRADSDKFSAIIGEVERLHELVQKPREQLADAEALLGIANSLATSVKSHSSEGVTPADFVNCLLNEYGQSNGGVAPQENAQIMVRWKDIGLAVAPIFSKAHGCSTMVGPMNTELKQRKTVVHRRRAKPNETARPEELDSTGEEEKTDTDKNMSTMFEILRRKKRVKLESLILNRKSFAQSVENLFALSFLVKDGRAEITVHENGSHLVSPRNAPAANSVMSGEVAYGHFVFRFDFKDWKLMMDVVTLGEELMPHRNNSNLSVASQAEPACNNSQAALTLPTTPIRKLSRNRGLVVQEEYVVEESPDNDDGVSKRANAIRRGKRKLN, from the exons ATGACGAGGAGGACTCGAAGCAGAGATGTTGAAGCGGAAGAAGCACTCAAGGCCGTGAAGCGCGAGCGAGTCGACTCGGCTGCGGGTCGCGATGAGTCACCGACGCGGTCGAGCCATTTGGACCGGAGGGTGCTCCGGTCCAAGTACCTGGCAGTCATGAATCTGATtaatg AGGAACGGGAGGATTTAACGAGGGCTGACTCGGACAAGTTCAGTGCTATAATTGGTGAAGTGGAGAGGTTGCATGAATTAG TTCAGAAGCCGAGGGAGCAATTGGCTGATGCGGAGGCACTATTGGGCATTGCTAATTCTTTGGCGACATCTGTAAAATCACATTCCAGTGAGGGTGTTACACCTGCAGATTTTGTTAACTGTTTGCTCAATGAATATGGGCAATCCAATGGGGGAGTTGCCCCACAAGAGAATGCTCAGATTATGGTCCGGTGGAAAGATATTGGGCTTGCTGTTGCACCCATTTTCAGTAAGGCTCATGGGTGTAGCAccat GGTTGGACCTATGAATACTGAGTTGAAGCAACGGAAGACTGTGGTTCATAGAAGGCGTGCAAAGCCAAATGAAACTGCTCGTCCCGAAGAG CTTGATAGCactggggaagaagaaaaaacagataCTGACAAGAATATGTCAACCATGTTTGAGATCTTGAGGAGGAAGAAGCGCGTCAAACTTgagagtttgatattgaataGGAAGTCTTTTGCACAGAGCGTGGAGAATTTATTTGCATTGTCATTCCTAGTTAAAGATGGGCGAGCTGAAATAACTGTGCATGAAAATGGTTCTCATCTTGTTT CACCAAGGAATGCTCCTGCTGCCAACTCGGTTATGTCAGGCGAGGTTGCTTACGGTCATTTTGTGTTCAGATTTGATTTCAAGGATTGGAAG TTAATGATGGATGTTGTAACACTTGGAGAGGAACTGATGCCACATAGAAATAACTCAAACCTGTCGGTTGCTTCTCAGGCGGAGCCAGCATGCAACAATTCCCAAGCAGCATTAACATTACCCACAACCCCAATTAGGAAACTGTCTAGGAACCGTGGCCTGGTTGTGCAGGAAGAATACGTTGTAGAAGAATCTCCCGACAATGACGATGGCGTTTCTAAGAGAGCCAATGCAATCCGTAGGGGCAAGCGTAAGCTTAATTGA
- the LOC132162746 gene encoding uncharacterized protein LOC132162746, translating into MDREHGASAQPWGTLEELLLACAVNRHGTTSWDSIAMELQSRCSTLPSTLTPQYCRDKYGDLKKRFMPGNDDESASVLPMVDELRRIRVEDLRREVQRRDLSIVSLELKVKRLEEDRERSLKEEAEAVDLKKDLEGDGRETAPEPENLAGKSLSDDKDNRSFNESNSTSQRGDGQGPPQNGVVAEQVRPELVGNEPDPGRAGPAPGNDSSFDNGKEEEDIGVKPSGSGRLGEVESVGESKREKEATSKQSSDVQSSASLSRKKRRRRGGVVGGSSSGEEPEGDEVSPATKRASAVKSEPLVKLLGIIRSHRLGSSFERRLRSQESERYKSLIRQHMDLQTVQSRLDRGVYKECIHKFFRDVLLIFNNGVIFFRKGSSEHVAAKEFRALVCKELTNKLPKKFKTRIVKPEPKQEPDSLSKPNKSSTIVACGKQSSMKALITQGVNRKVDKREKELEEKPNVTQKKNDVSFVKMEDKGIRKKRSKERMGRRSSRMSNKGGDIKHEYGGNELSSHDALEVKMEKKENTVKKKAGAASFLNSPSEMIEDDDTSEDDSKEGRREEEKKRRGGRKREGIKRDERVTRSSSGGRGGKENAKVKRGVGRPPKRPESVAVAATGKRGRDNGESELVGGGAGRSRKRSRR; encoded by the exons ATGGATAGGGAACACGGAGCAAGCGCGCAACCCTGGGGCACGTTAGAGGAGCTCCTGCTAGCGTGCGCCGTGAACCGCCACGGCACCACCAGCTGGGACTCCATAGCCATGGAGCTTCAGAGCCGGTGCTCGACCTTGCCTTCCACTCTCACGCCCCAGTACTGTAGGGACAAGTACGGTGACTTGAAGAAGCGCTTCATGCCTGGAAACGACGACGAATCTGCCAGCGTGCTTCCCATGGTCGACGAGCTCCGTCGGATTCGGGTCGAGGACCTCCGCCGCGAGGTCCAGCGCCGCGACTTGTCGATCGT GTCGTTGGAGTTGAAGGTGAAGAGGTTGGAAGAGGATAGAGAGCGGAGCTTGAAGGAGGAGGCGGAAGCGGTGGATCTGAAGAAGGATCTCGAAGGTGACGGCCGAGAAACGGCGCCGGAGCCGGAGAATCTGGCCGGGAAATCTCTCTCCGATGATAAAGACAATCGCTCTTTCAACGAGTCGAATTCCACGAGTCAAAGAGGCGACGGTCAAGGGCCACCGCAAAACGGCGTCGTTGCGGAGCAAGTGAGACCCGAACTGGTAGGAAATGAACCGGATCCGGGTCGGGCCGGCCCCGCACCGGGCAACGATTCTTCGTTTGATAATGGTAAAGAGGAGGAGGATATAGGTGTTAAGCCGAGTGGGTCGGGTCGACTCGGCGAGGTGGAATCGGTGGGTGAGTCGAAGCGGGAAAAGGAAGCAACGTCGAAGCAAAGCAGCGACGTGCAGAGCTCGGCCAGCCTGTCGAGGAAGAAACGACGTCGAAGGGGTGGTGTTGTTGGAGGTAGTAGCAGCGGCGAGGAGCCCGAGGGTGACGAGGTTTCTCCCGCCACGAAACGAGCCTCGGCCGTCAAATCTGAGCCGTTGGTGAAGCTCCTCGGGATCATCCGGTCGCATCGGCTCGGCTCGTCCTTCGAGCGGCGGCTTCGGAGCCAG GAGTCAGAAAGGTACAAAAGCTTGATTAGACAACACATGGATCTCCAAACAGTTCAATCCAGGCTTGATCGAGGTGTCTATAAGGAGTGTATTCACAAGTTCTTCCGTGATGTCCTCCTAATATTCAACAATGGTGTCATCTTTTTCCGTAAAGGTTCTTCTGAGCACGTTGCAGCCAAGGAGTTCCGAGCTCTAGTATGTAAGGAGCTAACCAATAAGCTCCCCAAGAAATTCAAAACAAGAATTGTGAAACCCGAACCCAAACAAGAACCCGACTCACTTTCAAAACCCAATAAGTCCTCTACCATAGTGGCATGTGGGAAACAAAGTTCTATGAAAGCTTTGATTACCCAAGGCGTTAATAGGAAAGTAGATAAAAGAGAGAAGGAGCTTGAGGAAAAACCAAATGTCACCCAGAAAAAGAATGATGTTTCTTTTGTTAAGATGGAGGATAAGGGTATTAGGAAAAAAAGGAGTAAAGAAAGAATGGGTCGGAGAAGCTCGAGAATGAGCAACAAAGGTGGTGACATAAAGCATGAATATGGTGGGAATGAGCTCAGTTCTCATGATGCTTTGGAGGTTAAgatggagaagaaggaaaacACAGTAAAGAAGAAGGCAGGCGCGGCGAGTTTCTTAAATTCGCCAAGTGAAATGATAGAGGATGATGATACTTCCGAGGATGATAGCAAAGAGGGTAGAagggaggaggagaagaagaggagggggGGTAGGAAGAGGGAAGGGATCAAGAGGGACGAGAGGGTTACTCGGAGTTCTAGCGGCGGGAGAGGAGGGAAAGAGAATGCAAAGGTGAAAAGAGGGGTTGGGAGGCCGCCAAAGAGACCCGAGTCTGTGGCAGTGGCAGCTACAGGGAAGAGGGGCAGAGACAATGGTGAGTCAGAGTTGGTGGGAGGTGGTGCAGGCAGGTCGAGGAAACGTTCAAGAAGGTGA
- the LOC132163512 gene encoding enoyl-[acyl-carrier-protein] reductase [NADH], chloroplastic-like yields MATTASSSLQIAAARPCISSSRRLFKAGAAILGGNSKAATWNKLTSACHISSVQPFQRSFTSSSIKFNKVATKAMSNTSENKPVSGLPIDLRGKRAFIAGVADDHGYGWAIAKSLAAAGAEILVGTWVPALNIFESSLRRGKFDESRVLPDGSLMEITKVYPLDAVFDNPEDVPEDIKTNKRYAGSSNWTVQEAAESVKKDFGSIDILVHSLANGPEVTKPLLETSRKGYLAALSASSYSYVSLLKHFIPIMNPGGSSISLTYIASERIIPGYGGGMSSAKAALESDTRVLAFEAGRKHKIRVNSISAGPLRSRAAKAIGFIDMMIDYSLVNAPLQKELSAEEVGNTAAFLASPLASAITGAVIYVDNGLNAMGVGVDSPIFKDLDIPKAEH; encoded by the exons ATGGCAACAACAGCCTCTTCCAGCCTGCAAATTGCAGCGGCAAGACCATGCATTTCTTCTTCTCGCAGACTTTTCAAGGCAGGTGCTGCAATTCTTGGTGGTAATTCCAAGGCAGCCACGTGGAATAAGCTTACAAGTGCATGTCATATATCGTCTGTACAACCTTTCCAGCGGAGCTTTACATCATCTTCTATTAAATTCAATAAGGTTGCTACAAAAGCAATGTCTAATACTAGTGAAAACAAGCCTGTCTCAGGGTTGCCAATTGATTTGAGAG GTAAGAGGGCGTTTATTGCTGGTGTAGCTGATGACCATGGATATGGTTGGGCAATAGCGAAATCCCTTGCTGCTGCAGGTGCTGAAATTCTCGTGGGCACATGGGTGCCT GCTTTGAACATTTTTGAATCCAGCCTGCGACGTGGAAAGTTTGACGAATCACGTGT GTTACCAGATGGCTCTTTGATGGAGATTACTAAAGTATATCCTTTAGATGCAGTCTTTGACAACCCTGAGGATGTACCCGAAGAT ATAAAAACCAACAAGCGTTATGCAGGATCTAGTAATTGGACTGTTCAG GAAGCCGCTGAATCTGTGAAGAAGGACTTTGGCAGCATTGACATCCTTGTTCACTCACTTGCAAATGGACCAGAG GTCACTAAACCTCTGTTGGAGACATCCCGGAAAGGATATCTTGCAGCTCTATCGGCATCAAGTTACTCCTATGTTTCTTTACTCAAGCACTTCATTCCAATAATGAATCCAG GTGGTTCTTCAATTTCTCTTACATATATTGCATCCGAGAGGATCATTCCTGG ATATGGTGGAGGTATGAGTTCTGCAAAAGCTGCTCTGGAGAGTGACACTCGA GTGCTTGCTTTTGAAGCGGGTAGAAAACACAAAATCAGAGTCAACAGCATATCTGCTG GTCCACTGAGGAGCCGTGCTGCAAAAGCAATTGGATTTATTGACATGATGATTGACTATTCATTAGTCAATGCACCTCTGCAAAAAGAACTATCTGCAG AGGAAGTGGGGAACACGGCCGCCTTTCTAGCGTCACCTTTGGCTTCTGCTATCACCGGTGCAGTTATATACGTTGACAATGGCCTTAACGCGATGGGTGTCGGAGTTGACAGCCCAATATTTAAGGATCTCGACATTCCAAAAGCTGAGCACTAG